ctataccaagtattgaaaataatattaaactagtgATAAgacatttatcaattatctatgtaaaaaacacactatataataatatgatagggCCGTTAGGGGTGCAATATTTACAATGAACAATAAGAATAATGAAGTCAAACTCTCAAACAACCCGAAATTGTATTATCAGACAATTACCATGAAAATTGGATTTTtcgaaagaatattatattattatacaatttttactattttgtagTACATTTAGCATTTGCATTGGCACTATATTATGTGGGGCTGCTACAAAAATTACGATAATCAACTAcatcgattataataataatataccgaatgtccgaatatataatattactcccAAATACAATTACTCCAATTttctattactatttactacataataaaaaccattaggtatatataataaatatatatattgttgttacaATATCTttcgaaattatattttctattattatgtatgaggTAATATCATAGAATTAAGAATAGGTAGATTAAATCTATTAAGTGGTAAAATTTCTTTAACGTAATGTAGCCATGTAGGTATTAGTGTATTACAATACTAAATTTGTACCTgagtaaaaattatcatacatcatattattcatatgaaGTTTTGAAATATGTAATAGAATACTAACAAGTAACATTCCGTAGAAATAGAACGGTGTGACTAAGGATAACAAATATACAACTACTACatagacaatttattttaaaattgtcatcGTTTACAtctcgaaaaatatattaatttctacGCATAAAAGTTGCAAGTGctcacgaataatattttttaattaaaaaaaaaaaaaaaatcgtttttaaattctaagagGATTGAGgaatgatgaatgtattaattttacaatgatgtgtttttcgTTTTTGAGCGTGTGTAGACGAtaaatatacgaaaaatatttctattttcaacTTGGAGAATTGAGAGTGATTTAGGATATCAAATTCaatctaatttgtattttaaaaaataaaagtaaaaatcccCATTAACTTACAATAACCGGTATCAATTTTTGCTATCGACaaagttaattttgttttctttgtGTAACTTTGAAAGAAATAACCGTGAGtagttgaaattaataaatacctaaaaacCTCAGAGTTTTTTTTGATGACTACCTATACTTtcagtttttacttttgatctaTTTATGaagatcttttatttttatttctactaatgggaataaaaaattttttgcttaaaaatttaatgtgagtttccttataagttgttattatagcttttttaaaaaaaaaattaagataggTACAAGGCACTAAAGTTAAAGTGTgataaaattcgtcaaaattacgaaaatttgCTAATACTTTTGTAGttcataaaacttataaaattttaaagttttatagctgaggattaaaatgttaatacaatttttttttattcttaaaatgaatttatccCCGGACGTGTACAACTATATGCagaacattgaaaaatatttaaaatcaaattaaaaaaaaaatatattttaaaaatatgtatttatattatttagatattatatattctcaaATTGCAATGCAGATTTCTTTAGaagtattcaaaattcaaatatgtttatttcacATAAACTTTAGTGactaataggtaggtaggtatactttCACAGTTAAACACGCACTCCAAACTTTTACAACTAaagcaaattaaataataactaataatacttAGATAATAGATCACGAATAATCCGCAAACTACAAATTaaaacctacctatatataaggCTGTAACCAGAGATTTTTTTCAGAGGGTGTTCAAAACatctatatagtaatattattgaatttgggtctcaataatttatgattaggcgctatattgctataaaatataggtaataatattttaatatattatgaattatgatacaaaACAGTGATAATGTGAAAACAGCCAATACCTaggtagttaatttaattggagttaaaatcatttatgtcTTATGACtggaaatatttatgttagtgGTGTACTGGTGTTGGtactaaatatagttatttaaaacaaggatttttttttggaggggGTATCTAGACCCTTTGGACCCTCGGATACGGCCTTGtacatattgttaataatattttggtattaaaGACATTACACAAGTAGACAACTTAAGTTAAAGGTAAttctacttaaatattttatatatttttttactgaaaatgCACTTGCCCTAGAGCtgaaactttaaatttgtgaATTCCTGCATTCTTGACAGCTGCTTCTTATGACGGCATTCCCTTTATAAGTACACTCAATTTCTAAGTAATGACTGCAGTACAACAGAGCATTACCTACTAGACCGTGTTTAGTGTTTttacaaagtatttaaaatacaccatttaatctaaaatattagtgtagattatatacaatatgcatatacattatacatatccCCATACATGCaactagatttatattttaaagctgTAAGCCTTTAAAAGATGCATAGGCGGAAATCGGGGGGGCTTGCGGAGACTAAGCTCCCCAAAAGTATAAGGTACAGTTGATCTAGTACAGTAGTGCCATAAAGATGAAATGAGCAAATATTACTTAGCCGTCTTAGCCCCCCAGTAATTTCATCAAATTTCCGCTTATGAGAGAATGCTAAATCAGATGAAAAATTTAGCagattaacatttaacatccatccatattataatttatatctattaagcCCAAGTTCaaagataacaaaatattgaaatttattatagaaatgtataaatggtAAACTATTGttacttaagaaaaaaattctttttttttttattattattaatatatgttttgaatTAGTATTTGTAGTATAGATacaatcatatttttgaaCCTATTGATATTTGtagtataatgaataaattataattatacataatgacTCAGAGCAATCACTTTTCATGATATTGGCTATGTATCTCTTAGTTTGTGTTTTAACACAGAATACTAAACATTTAGTCCATTTAGTAGATTAATAGAAATCTTATACTTTGTTGAACATgcattaatcaatttaattttaaaaaatgattgatttaatggatgaattatgaatatttaatttttaagtatataagtatatcttTTTAGTAGAAGTAcattgagataaaaaaaaaaaattgagtaggAATTTCAGGTCTTCAATATCTAATCACATCATTAGTTGCTTATGAATATAGGGTAGAGTTGAAATGTTAAAACTATGTTatggataaaatttataatgtcaGTTGAGGATCATctacacttaaaatataatttacaaaaattagacACTATGGCCTTAGTCTGAGCCTGTTTAACTTTGTCGagtagtatacaatattaaaataatataatgtgtcacaaaataactgattaaaacaatactattttcaattcaaaattgttccaataagtacaaaatttaagttcttacTGTCTATaggttttgttaaaaaaaaattctacacttcaaagatttttatacatatatataaatatatatattgtaagaataatgtaatttataatacataattttaattgtacgtagttatttatttgacataaaagtaaatgtaacaatttaaaaaataaacatttataagaaaattagatactagtaaaaatgtacaaactgatgataacaaattaagaaaaaaaattcaattcatAATGATGATGAATGTGAATTCTCTATAATTctgttgaattataaattaggaGTAATCGTCTTCATCACTGCTTTCTTCAGTCTTAGGTTTAATAGCAGCTCGTTGAGCTGCAGCTTGTAGTTCTTGCCATTGTTGTTGTTCTTGAGCCATTTGCTCTTCTCTggcctaataatattttaaatatttaaattagtaaagtGATGTATAATTGAAACTATAAAGTTAAGTTCTAATTTACCTTGGCAAACAATTCTTGTTGCTGTCGTAACAATTCTTCCTCTGGTATGCCTAAATTTTCAAGTCTTGTACTTTGTCTTCTTCTTTTAGATTGACAGTCTTTACCAACTTCTTCTGCTTGTGCTCGATAATCACCAAATCCCAAATGGTCAAGagctaaaatattcattttattaaaaaaataatattaaaaataataacttttaacttaccAGTCAATAAATGTTCagcattaatagtttttttctgTTGAGCCATACATACTTGATTAGCTTCAGATGatactaaatgtataaattctgTGCAACAGTTCATTATCATTTCTCTAACATCATTCGCAACACGTATGTTTGGTAAAGCatctttaatcattttattgacTGATGCGCGCGGCAGTGTTAATTCTTCATCTTCATTAGACGGACCTGGATTACTACAGCCATCATTTAAGCTACTAGTATTGCAGTTTGAAATTTGAGTTGTTTTACTATGATTTGGATTTGAATCTGTTATGTTAGAGCTTGGTATAGGATTTGAAGTGCTGCAGCTAGGTATTAATCCATCATTTTCACTCATGGTGTTTGAAGGTTGTAtcattgacatattatttccATAACCTGTTACAAGTATacatgaaattgaaaaattaagttaaaatatattgacaatattatacattctagattttattaagtacattGGATTACTAAAAcctaataatcattaatcattacataaaatactaaatagttaataataaat
The DNA window shown above is from Aphis gossypii isolate Hap1 chromosome 2, ASM2018417v2, whole genome shotgun sequence and carries:
- the LOC114120418 gene encoding protein Dr1 → MSMIQPSNTMSENDGLIPSCSTSNPIPSSNITDSNPNHSKTTQISNCNTSSLNDGCSNPGPSNEDEELTLPRASVNKMIKDALPNIRVANDVREMIMNCCTEFIHLVSSEANQVCMAQQKKTINAEHLLTALDHLGFGDYRAQAEEVGKDCQSKRRRQSTRLENLGIPEEELLRQQQELFAKAREEQMAQEQQQWQELQAAAQRAAIKPKTEESSDEDDYS